The segment aaataaaataattgattatttttgtatattacttttatatatataaatttttttttttttttatctttataaatttatacCAACGAAAAacttatataaatatatataaatatatatatatatatatatataaatatttataatatttaaaaaaataaaaatgagaataaatataaggttcgtgacaaaaaaaaaaaaaatttttttttcttttttcaatatttatatggtgtatatgttctttttttttttttttttcattttcttattaaatATGAGTTATTGAGTTAATCATAAGacataaattataatcatGTATTTGAATAAATCATGTTGTTAATTTTACTTTTTGAttacatattaaaatatagatatgaatatagtatgtcatataatatctatatataataataaaaataaataaataaataaatatatatatatatatatatatatataaaagtttgacaaaaattataaaagggtacaaatgaaaatatttttatacattcatagttataatatatttatactgttttattttaaatatttttctatcattatatatactaatttaagtatatttttttttttttttttttttttttttttcttttttttttttttttttttttattattttttttttttttttttttttttttttatttttttttattttttttttttttttttttttttttttttattttttttttatttataattataaaatttttttttatNNNNNNNNNNNNNNNNNNNNNNNNNNNNNNNNNNNNNNNNNNNNNNNNNNNNNNNNNNNNNNNNNNNNNNNNNNNNNNNNNNNNNNNNNNNNNNNNNNNNNNNNNNNNNNNNNNNNNNNNNNNNNNNNNNNNNNNNNNNNNNNNNNNNNNNNNNNNNNNNNNNNNNNNNNNNNNNNNNNNNNNNNNNNNNNNNNNNNNNNNNNNNNNNNNNNNNNNNNNNNNNNNNNNNNNNNNNNNNNNNNNNNNNNNNNNNNNNNNNNNNNNNNNNNNNNNNNNNNNNNNNNNNNNNNNNNNNNNNNNNNNNNNNNNNNNNNNNNNNNNNNNNNNNNNNNNNNNNNNNNNNNNNNNNNNNNNNNNNNNNNNNNNNNNNNNNNNNNNNNNNNNNNaattattttttaagtaattttttttttttttttttttttttttgaaataaagggaatattaatatgagataatatatagtatatcataataattatacattAAAGACAAGAAATTTGTTATAAAAGGATTCttaatacatacatatatacatatatatatatatatatgttataaaaatgtttgcttttcctttttattagTTTTTATAATTAGAAAGAttaattcttctttttttggCAACATGTTCTTCATTGTTAACTGTCGATACGGTAATTTTAGTAACTTCAGCTTTTTCCTTATTTAAGACAGATTTATCAAATTCGGActatgaaaaaaatattatatatatatatatatatatatatatatatatatatgtacatatatagaCACATgtttatacatatttatacatatttatacatatttatacatatttatacatagttatacatatttatacatagttatatatagataCTTATATTTACTTACTTTTGTTGTTACGACCAATTCTTTAGCTATAGTTTGGCTTCCTAACTCTTTTCCTTCTTCACCTTCTTCTTCGATTTGTCTTTTAAGatcatttatttgtatttgCACATCATCATAAGTATCtcttataattttttcatttgtattttcTGGAAGGGGAGTTGTTTTCTGTCTTACATCtaataatatcttttttactttttcaAAGTATTCTACTGCTTCTTTTCTCTTTCCGCAAAACATATAACTTTGtgataatgatattaaaGGTGCGATTAAATTTTCATCTCCAACTTTGTATTTCTCTCGTAGATCAACGCATTTTTCATATTCCTGAAAAGGACACAATTTTTCagtaaatattaaaataagaaacaaaaaaaaaaaaaaaaaaaaaaaaaaaaaaaaaaaaaaatttataaatataaaagaaaaatgaacattcatataaagaaaaacaaatctcattttttttatagcattttaatatatatatatatatatatatatatatatatttatatttatttatttatataattttttacCTTTAGGGCTTCGAAAAAAAAGtgatttaataaattaatatctCCTAACCTTATGAAGACATAAGTATAATTTAGAATGTCCCTTTTAGGTACATCCTTTTTCTCttctaataatttttcaaaacATTTTCTTGCGAATTCGAACATTTCAAAGGCAAGctgtataaaaaatgaaaaaatatatacctTACATAAAAGGGAACttttacaaataaaaaaaataattataaatataaatataaatataaatatgaatacatatatatatatatatatatatatatatatataaatacttGTTCGTCGGTAACTTCCTCTTCTTTATCTGCGGCTTCCTCATTATCAGACACTTCAACTTGtttttctaaaaaaaaaaaaaaaagttcggcatgtaatatatattttcttctccaaataacaataaaaattataataaatatgtttcCAGAATAACACATTATATGTTGTTCTTACTTCTTTTTAAGAATTCAAACAgatcatttttttcctcCTCTTTTGTGAGCAAAGCATCAGCAAAACTTAAATAAAATTCTCTTAAATCGCTATGAATACTTCCCTcaatatttaattctttgactctataaaaaaaaaaattaatacgtcaaaatgtataaataaaaacattcTAATGAATACAAACAAATGTgcataaataaatatataaatatataaatatgttacatatatatatatatatatatatatatatatatatatattgaaagAGAGAGATACaatgataaaaatgtacTAATCATTACTTTTTTTCGACTGCCATTGAAAAACGTTCAGCTGCTACGtcataatttttgttttctttaAATTCCAATCTACCCATATCAAATAATTCTTGAGCTGTTCTTGTTTCAAGAAGTTCTacataaaaagaaaagaaaaaaaataaataaattatatatatatatttatttatttatttattttaattatatacattatgAAACATTTCCCCATTTATTTCGTATTCTTTATATACActtaattatatataataatactaatacaatattttaaaatacaaaaaaataggCTAACCTCTCTGTTCGTCCACATCGGAATCAACGTTCGTATTTGAACTATCATTAGCTATAACTTCTTCTTCTAATAcgaataataaaaaaaatagaaataaataaatagaaatatatatatatatatatatatatatatatatttatgtatatatttcattttctcATGTTTAGAATAAATTACCtgacatttttttttttctctcactttttctttctttctttctttctttttttttttttttttttttacaaacaagattaatatattaacaaaGAAAAGACTATtgattatttaaatatattcaaagttattattttttgtaatatagcttggaagaaaatatattatctttgatacacatttatatatatatatatatataaattttatactGATTATTTCTTGGAATAGTTTAATATTcttacataaaataaatgtaaatttatatatatatttatgtatttatttatttcacCATATATGAAACTTATTAAGTTTTTATgttacataaaaataataataataatttattatatatatatatatatatataatataatataatataatatatatatttttactatATATGCCAACATATAAGATGAGAGCACTAAataaaattacaaaaaataaattatttttttattttatatatatataatattatatatgtacgattatatatagaaagCATTTGAgctatttatataatattataaatgaaagggaaagaaacaaaaaataaggaatcaaaataaaaaaataaaatatattagaataattattacGAATATTAACttattaatacataatttatttgatttaaaatacatataattattactatttaaaagaaaaatagaaaaaaagtATTTACTTTTTTGTTCTTAATCAAGtgtttttctttattttaattttatgtattctataaatattatgattttttttttttttttttttttttattctttctataacaatatataataattatatttaatttgtcttaaaaaaaaaaaaaaagaaaaggtTTTACACTTTTTCTTCCGTaggaaataaaatatgaaaaaataaaatacacTTAAATGTTTtcatgatatatataatatatatatgtatattattataaaggCTTGTTACAATTGTGgaatgtaatatatatgtaaatatattatatatgtttcttatttttcatatacaTAATTGTATGATTTTTATGAATGAATTCTTTTTGAACTaagtgtatatatatatgatatattcTCGTACTttctgtttttttttttttttttttttcttttttttttaaatatttaaaatatgtgtgtatagtttcttttataattataataatccAGTAGGAgcaaattattttattaattggtataaaatatatttatatataaccatttactattattattttgaagtggaatatataataatatatacacatatatacatatatatatatatatatatatatatatatatatatatatatatatatatatatatttatctatttatttatttatatacgCACACAGTTGATATTAAGtcattaaatttaatttttttcaaaaagAATTTTAATAATGCCATAATACGTGTActtaatatattagaacattttattttttaacattatttccttaaaagtaaaataattaaagctataaaataaaaagacatattgtttttttataccAGTTAAAATGGCtagaaaaaagaaaaaaataaaaacaaaaaaaaaaataaataaataaaaataaaataaaataaaataaaataaaaattatatgcATATTAGGTACCCATttaaacattatatatatatatatatatatatatatatatatatatatatatatttatttatttatatatatatatatatttacgtatatttttttttttatcatttaattattttgttattttttttagatTTATTTTACGCGTTTTATTTGTACACTAACTTTGTTTCAAGtgaaattaaaagaaaaaaaaaaaaaaatgagatTTCTTAAaacattattttctttaaattgCCTTGCCAGTGTTGgattttataaaaagttTGCGTGTaagaatttattttttgaaaattcttttataaGAAAAGATCTACAcacatattttattgataaaagaaaatatttccatataaacaaaaagGATATATGTACTAATACAATTATAGTACCTTTTTATAAAGataattattcttatatattttatgatgATAAAGAGGAAGGTATTGTTGTTGATCCTGCagattataatataataaatgatatatctaagaaagaaaatataaaaataaaacatgTCTTATGTACACATAAACATCCTGATCATAATAATGGaaatcaatattattatgataaaaatataaatgtatatggtataaaagaatatgataataaatatattaatcaAGATATTTCAAATCTTACACATTTccaaattaataattttaaaataaacatattcCTTTCTAATTTTCATAGTAAAAATCAAGTTTCTTATTTAAttgaaaatgataataataaattaaagaaaaaaatatttttcactggagactttttatttataagtGGAATAGGAAAAAATTTTGAACAAGACAATGaagatttatataattctataaataaattaaaattattagataaacaaaatatatacatattttgtGGTCATGAATATACATTggataatttaaaatttgCTTTAACCGTTGATAGTactaataaaaatttattatctttttatgACCATGTTGTAAATTCAAACAAAAATTATCCTACTGTTCCTACATTACTTGAGcatgaatatttatataatccATTCCTAAGATGTGATCAGAACGATGTAAGAAAATCTATAGAACTTtatgcaaaaaaaaataacataaaaattcAACAGGACAGTGATTATATAGTCATATTAAGATTAATGAAGGATAATTTTAAAGCCTCATAAAAAGGTTATCTATTTTATAagcattttttttttaaaataaaatcatgtataaaaaattatttccTATATTCACATCTATACTTTAATATCAAtaggatatatatatatatatatatatatatatatatatatatataatatattatgtaaattttaatattaatatttatttttttattttattatttttttttttttacatttatcttgtacatttaaatattaacTCATTTTGgtgtaaataataatattacaattAATTAGGATaaagtaataaaattaaaaggtttgaaattttttctttttttttttttgcaaaatttttagaatataaatgaatgtgtaaaatatatatatatatatttatatatttatttatttaaattctTATATGTGTTgttttatacatatatatacattaatGTGTGTATAttgtttaatatataccAATCGATATAACGatgaaaaggaaaatatataaaatatatgagTTAATAGATTATAGTGTgataattaatatatcatataataaaagaataaagaTATGGgttatacataaaaatatatataatgtatacatatatatataatataatatattgtttcttttattttattttattttatttttttttttttttttgtaatatttatgtggGTGGGATGCATTATTCgaattataagaatatacactaatatatatattttttataatatatatatatatatatatctgTAACCCTATTTCAATATATTCTTGTAAActattttctttttttaaaagaaacTTCCATATTACTGTAATGAATTAATTACATTTACTTATTGAGAATCTTTTTGTGAGATATGACATggtaaaataaaaaaaaaaaaaatatatatatatatatatatatatatttatttatttatgtttatttttatatatttatttttccatgcaataatattatatataatactacttttcttttttctaaaatatgcttttttttcttttattttattttaacattaaatttttttggTTCCACTATTTTTgaatgttataaaaatatgataaatatataatttaaatatattgaatataaaacatagaaaaaaaaaaaaaaaaaatttaccAAAAAATGCAATTTTttgataaataataaatataaaataaatatttttttgttttttgtttttttaattatataatatatctcatacataatttaaaaaaaatatatatattatatatttatatatatattattatatatatataatattaatattataatatatatatatatataatattataatatatatataatatatataattttttttttttttttttttttttttttttaatacttaaaaattttatacgtaatataaatatatttatatatatatatatataatatatatattaattcaatatgagaaaaaaaaaaaatatttatatatataaatattaaaattaatatattataataaatttatatatatattacaataccattatatatatatatagtaaaaagaaatatttttcaatatattaataataatatatattacatatatataaaatatataacccaatattttataaaaaaattaacaaattcatatatatatatatatatatatattttttttttatatatactgttttgttatatatttccaaGCTATGgttttttaattattcatttttttcattatttttaatttttgtttctttttttttttttttttttttcattattttattctttttcattattttattctttttctcattttcttcatctttatttttttttttttttttccttttgagtatttttgtttatcgaaaaggaaaaattatatttatatttttaatataccAAATATTATAGAGAATAaaccatatatatatatatatatatatatatatatatatatatatatatattgtataattCAGAAGAATTgagaaaaaataagaatcaaaataaatgaaaaagaaaaaaatatatatatg is part of the Plasmodium reichenowi strain SY57 chromosome 12, whole genome shotgun sequence genome and harbors:
- a CDS encoding hypothetical protein (conserved Plasmodium protein, unknown function) encodes the protein MSEEEVIANDSSNTNVDSDVDEQRELLETRTAQELFDMGRLEFKENKNYDVAAERFSMAVEKKVKELNIEGSIHSDLREFYLSFADALLTKEEEKNDLFEFLKRKKQVEVSDNEEAADKEEEVTDEQLAFEMFEFARKCFEKLLEEKKDVPKRDILNYTYVFIRLGDINLLNHFFFEALKEYEKCVDLREKYKVGDENLIAPLISLSQSYMFCGKRKEAVEYFEKVKKILLDVRQKTTPLPENTNEKIIRDTYDDVQIQINDLKRQIEEEGEEGKELGSQTIAKELVVTTKSEFDKSVLNKEKAEVTKITVSTVNNEEHVAKKRRINLSNYKN
- a CDS encoding targeted glyoxalase II, with the translated sequence MRFLKTLFSLNCLASVGFYKKFACKNLFFENSFIRKDLHTYFIDKRKYFHINKKDICTNTIIVPFYKDNYSYIFYDDKEEGIVVDPADYNIINDISKKENIKIKHVLCTHKHPDHNNGNQYYYDKNINVYGIKEYDNKYINQDISNLTHFQINNFKINIFLSNFHSKNQVSYLIENDNNKLKKKIFFTGDFLFISGIGKNFEQDNEDLYNSINKLKLLDKQNIYIFCGHEYTLDNLKFALTVDSTNKNLLSFYDHVVNSNKNYPTVPTLLEHEYLYNPFLRCDQNDVRKSIELYAKKNNIKIQQDSDYIVILRLMKDNFKAS